A stretch of Amycolatopsis balhimycina FH 1894 DNA encodes these proteins:
- a CDS encoding FAD-dependent oxidoreductase gives MDDDVVVAGAGPVGLLLAAELSLAGVSVTVLERLTEQNQALKAGGINGRSNQLLARRGLGARIAAEAAKYGDGFAAFTRERTAPGANSRPRARLGGHFAGLLLNTESALEVPPATALPQQALERLLGAWVAELGVPVLTGHEVTGLSQNTDEVTVRVRTSEGTKAIRCAYLVGCDGGRSTVRKLAGFPFPGTDPLTTGYQAALTLDPAVPLPTGWHATDRGLYAYGPKPGRILAVEFTGPPADRDAPVTQAELQEALRRISDTDVIVTEVESAARFTDNTRQAATYQRGRVLLAGDAAHVHPPFGGQGLNIGLQDAANLGWKLAATVRGWAPSGLLDSYTTERHAVAGQVLENTRAQIALMRPDPHSRAMRALFAQLLEADVTLTDLLGARLQGLDVRYDAGPRTHPLTGRYLPDLPGLADAMRLPRPVLAELSDSAGLGAVVEGWSDRVDLRRLPAVPGVTALLLRPDGYVAWAADGAPDVASLHEALTTWFGEPR, from the coding sequence ATGGATGATGATGTGGTGGTGGCCGGCGCCGGCCCGGTCGGGCTCCTGCTCGCGGCCGAGCTGAGCCTCGCCGGCGTTTCCGTGACCGTGCTGGAACGCCTGACCGAGCAGAACCAGGCCCTCAAGGCAGGCGGGATCAACGGGCGCAGCAACCAGCTGCTCGCCCGCCGCGGGCTCGGCGCCCGGATCGCCGCGGAAGCCGCGAAGTACGGTGATGGATTCGCCGCGTTCACTCGCGAGCGCACCGCCCCCGGCGCCAACAGCCGGCCGCGAGCCCGGCTCGGCGGGCACTTCGCGGGGCTGCTCCTGAACACCGAATCGGCCCTCGAGGTCCCGCCCGCCACCGCCCTGCCGCAGCAAGCGCTGGAGCGGCTGCTCGGCGCGTGGGTGGCCGAGCTCGGCGTACCGGTGCTGACCGGCCACGAGGTCACCGGCCTCAGCCAGAACACGGACGAAGTGACGGTGCGCGTGCGCACGAGCGAGGGCACGAAAGCCATCCGGTGCGCCTATCTCGTCGGCTGTGACGGCGGCCGCAGCACCGTTCGCAAGCTCGCGGGGTTCCCCTTTCCCGGTACTGACCCGTTGACCACCGGTTACCAGGCGGCGCTCACCCTGGACCCCGCCGTGCCCCTGCCCACCGGCTGGCACGCCACCGACCGCGGGCTGTACGCCTACGGACCGAAACCCGGCCGGATCCTCGCCGTGGAATTCACCGGCCCGCCCGCCGACCGCGATGCCCCGGTCACTCAGGCCGAGTTGCAGGAAGCACTGCGCCGCATCAGCGACACGGACGTGATCGTCACCGAAGTCGAATCGGCGGCCAGGTTCACCGACAACACCCGCCAAGCGGCGACCTACCAAAGGGGTCGCGTTCTGCTGGCCGGCGACGCCGCACACGTGCATCCGCCGTTCGGTGGCCAAGGCCTGAACATCGGCCTGCAGGACGCCGCCAACCTCGGGTGGAAGCTGGCCGCGACCGTGCGGGGGTGGGCACCGAGCGGGTTGCTGGACAGCTACACCACCGAACGTCACGCGGTAGCCGGACAGGTACTGGAGAACACCCGCGCCCAGATCGCGCTCATGCGACCGGACCCGCACAGCCGCGCGATGCGAGCTCTGTTCGCGCAGCTCCTCGAAGCCGACGTGACTCTGACCGACTTGCTGGGAGCCCGGCTGCAAGGCCTCGACGTCCGCTACGACGCGGGCCCTCGGACTCACCCGTTGACCGGGCGTTACCTGCCCGACCTCCCCGGCCTGGCAGACGCCATGCGGCTGCCCCGGCCGGTGCTGGCCGAGCTGAGTGACTCGGCGGGGTTGGGTGCTGTCGTCGAAGGATGGAGTGACCGGGTCGACCTGCGTCGCCTACCCGCGGTGCCTGGCGTGACCGCGTTGCTGCTCCGCCCGGACGGCTACGTCGCCTGGGCCGCGGACGGCGCCCCGGACGTGGCTTCGCTTCACGAAGCCCTGACCACGTGGTTCGGCGAACCACGCTGA
- a CDS encoding winged helix-turn-helix domain-containing protein: MTAPPPSGLDRLLSDPTRLAIMSVLCAAQWCDFAFLRDAVSLSDSALSKQLTTLKKDGYVEQRRTYAGRVPKTSVQASDGGRQRFLAHVEALRMIVERTRSPQTG, translated from the coding sequence ATGACAGCTCCACCACCGTCCGGACTGGACCGCCTGCTGTCGGATCCGACGCGGCTGGCGATCATGTCGGTGCTGTGCGCGGCACAGTGGTGCGATTTCGCTTTTCTGCGGGACGCGGTGTCCCTGTCGGACTCCGCGCTGTCCAAACAGCTGACGACGCTGAAGAAGGACGGGTACGTCGAGCAGCGGCGGACGTATGCCGGGCGGGTGCCCAAGACGTCGGTCCAGGCCAGCGACGGGGGCCGGCAGCGGTTCCTCGCGCACGTCGAGGCGCTGCGGATGATCGTGGAGCGGACCCGCAGTCCGCAGACCGGATAG
- a CDS encoding FMN-dependent NADH-azoreductase yields the protein MATLLHLDTSVWPESVSASRPVTAAFRKAWEEQHPDGTVVYRDLAAEPVPHLGTAGAEAGFADPATHTPEQAAAFSRRVELAEELERADVVLIAAPMYNLTIPSTLKAWLDHIVIAGRTAGPGSSVAGTPVHVVASRGGSYEPGTPREGTDYVRNYLTAVLGGTMGMKVDFIVPELTRAHLHPAMAALVPKAEASRAKALEEAVIKGKAAARHAAA from the coding sequence ATGGCCACCTTGCTGCACCTGGACACGTCCGTCTGGCCGGAGTCCGTCTCCGCCTCCCGGCCGGTCACCGCCGCCTTCCGCAAGGCCTGGGAAGAGCAGCACCCGGACGGCACCGTCGTCTACCGCGACCTCGCCGCCGAGCCGGTCCCCCACCTCGGCACGGCCGGCGCCGAGGCCGGGTTCGCCGACCCGGCCACCCACACCCCGGAGCAGGCCGCCGCCTTCTCCCGGCGCGTCGAACTGGCCGAGGAGCTGGAGCGCGCCGACGTCGTCCTCATCGCCGCCCCGATGTACAACCTCACGATCCCGTCGACCCTGAAGGCATGGCTCGACCACATAGTCATCGCGGGACGGACTGCCGGTCCCGGCTCGTCGGTCGCCGGCACCCCGGTCCACGTCGTCGCCAGTCGGGGCGGCTCCTATGAACCGGGCACGCCTCGCGAGGGCACGGACTACGTCCGGAACTACCTGACGGCCGTCCTCGGCGGCACCATGGGGATGAAGGTCGACTTCATCGTCCCCGAACTCACCAGGGCCCACCTCCACCCGGCCATGGCCGCGCTGGTCCCGAAAGCCGAAGCATCCCGGGCGAAGGCCCTCGAAGAGGCCGTGATCAAGGGGAAGGCCGCCGCGCGGCACGCCGCTGCCTAG
- a CDS encoding TetR/AcrR family transcriptional regulator produces the protein MREGLRERKKREARQHISDVATRLFAQRGFEAVTVVEIAEAAGVAKATVTNYFPRKEDLLLDLQAEAEKLLVDALRHRPPGQSVVEAVRGLMHRLLAQRHVLSTAAPGMAKFGHLIAASPALLSRAREQREYLESAVARELSEETGDPVRADLVARLLLAAATTVVVTPVRRLIAGEPASAVVMDQGRVIDEAFDLLTEGIGTFGGTLEGAPAQDD, from the coding sequence ATGCGCGAGGGACTGAGAGAACGCAAGAAGCGGGAGGCCCGGCAGCACATCTCCGATGTCGCGACACGTCTGTTCGCTCAGCGCGGGTTCGAGGCCGTGACGGTCGTGGAGATCGCCGAGGCGGCCGGCGTCGCCAAGGCCACGGTGACCAACTACTTCCCGCGCAAGGAGGACCTGCTCCTGGATCTGCAGGCAGAGGCCGAAAAACTGCTCGTCGACGCCCTCCGGCACCGTCCGCCTGGTCAGTCCGTCGTCGAGGCGGTCCGGGGGCTGATGCACCGGCTGCTGGCCCAGCGACACGTGCTGTCCACCGCCGCGCCCGGCATGGCGAAGTTCGGTCACCTGATCGCGGCCAGTCCCGCGCTGCTCTCGCGAGCCCGGGAACAACGCGAGTACCTGGAATCGGCCGTAGCCCGCGAGTTGAGCGAGGAAACCGGCGATCCGGTCCGCGCCGACCTGGTCGCCCGCCTGCTCCTGGCCGCGGCGACCACCGTCGTGGTCACCCCCGTTCGCCGGCTCATCGCCGGCGAACCGGCCTCGGCCGTCGTCATGGACCAGGGACGGGTGATCGACGAGGCATTCGACCTGCTGACCGAGGGGATCGGCACCTTCGGCGGCACCCTCGAAGGTGCTCCCGCCCAGGATGACTGA
- a CDS encoding MarR family winged helix-turn-helix transcriptional regulator: MTADAPRRATDRPGDGSPFALGLLLRRAHWRAAAVMTEALRPLGIELRHFAVLIVLADRGPTLQRDLGAETGSDKAGIMRVVDDLERKGLAVRKAVPGDRRARAVEITPAGLELFDAAHVAAEPLAERLAGDLEPGEPERLAELLTRFAHPENPKA, from the coding sequence ATGACCGCTGATGCTCCACGTCGGGCGACCGACCGCCCTGGGGATGGTTCACCCTTCGCGCTCGGGCTGTTGCTGCGGCGGGCGCACTGGCGCGCCGCCGCGGTGATGACCGAGGCGCTGCGGCCGCTCGGCATCGAGCTGCGGCATTTTGCCGTGCTGATCGTGCTCGCCGATCGTGGGCCCACCCTGCAGCGGGACCTCGGAGCGGAGACCGGGTCCGACAAGGCGGGGATCATGCGCGTCGTCGACGACCTGGAGCGCAAGGGCCTGGCCGTGCGCAAGGCCGTCCCCGGGGACCGGCGGGCACGGGCCGTCGAGATCACGCCCGCGGGCCTGGAGCTGTTCGACGCTGCCCACGTCGCCGCGGAACCGCTGGCCGAACGCCTGGCCGGCGATCTGGAGCCCGGCGAGCCCGAGCGGCTGGCGGAGCTGCTGACCCGGTTCGCTCATCCCGAGAACCCCAAAGCTTAA
- a CDS encoding DDE-type integrase/transposase/recombinase: MTFTVDPEAGEGELYLCGQDCYSNKIVGCSIATHMRASLAVSALRNAIALRDPHGVVVHSDRGSNSGRRPADVCCAAMGRAGRWAGSGRACGDNAAMESFFSLLQKNVLDTRRWRTREALQSAIVPGRDEVSRKRRQRTPGQAHPGRV; the protein is encoded by the coding sequence GTGACGTTCACCGTCGACCCTGAGGCCGGTGAGGGCGAGCTGTATCTGTGCGGTCAAGACTGCTATTCCAACAAGATCGTCGGCTGCTCCATCGCCACGCACATGCGGGCCTCACTCGCCGTCAGCGCGCTGCGTAACGCGATCGCACTGCGCGACCCGCACGGTGTCGTGGTCCACTCCGACCGCGGATCCAATTCCGGTCGGCGGCCTGCCGACGTCTGCTGCGCGGCCATGGGCCGAGCGGGTCGATGGGCCGGGTCGGGGCGGGCGTGCGGTGACAACGCCGCGATGGAATCGTTCTTCTCGTTGCTGCAGAAGAACGTCCTCGATACCCGGCGGTGGCGCACCCGGGAGGCACTCCAGTCGGCGATTGTGCCGGGTCGAGACGAAGTATCACGCAAACGCCGCCAACGCACCCCTGGGCAAGCTCACCCCGGTCGAGTTTGA
- a CDS encoding nitroreductase yields MDVYEAVESRRAVRGFTDRPVPEETLRRVLSAAAQAPSGSNLQPWRSYLLTGAPLAELKKRTGERLAAGDPWDEPEYEQYPATLKTPYRERRAAFGEQRYGSLGIPREDVEARQRAASANWDCFGAPAALFCYLDRDLCRPQWSDAGMYLQTIMLLLRAEGLHSCPQMAWAKFHETVSEILLPPKELLLFCGLSIGFEDTAADTYRTPRAPLDQTVTFVDA; encoded by the coding sequence ATGGACGTCTACGAGGCAGTCGAGAGCCGGCGGGCGGTGCGCGGGTTCACCGACCGGCCCGTGCCGGAGGAGACGCTGCGGCGGGTCCTGTCCGCCGCCGCTCAGGCTCCTTCCGGTTCGAACCTGCAGCCTTGGCGGAGCTACCTGCTGACCGGCGCGCCGCTGGCCGAGCTCAAGAAGCGGACCGGCGAGCGCCTGGCTGCCGGCGACCCCTGGGACGAGCCGGAGTACGAGCAGTACCCGGCCACGCTGAAAACTCCGTACCGCGAGCGCCGGGCCGCTTTCGGCGAGCAGCGGTACGGTTCGCTCGGCATTCCCCGGGAGGACGTGGAAGCGCGCCAGCGCGCCGCTTCCGCGAACTGGGACTGTTTCGGCGCCCCGGCGGCCCTGTTCTGCTACCTCGACCGCGACCTGTGCCGGCCCCAGTGGTCCGACGCCGGGATGTACCTGCAGACCATCATGCTGCTGCTGCGCGCCGAAGGACTGCACAGCTGCCCGCAGATGGCGTGGGCGAAGTTCCACGAGACCGTCTCGGAGATCTTGTTGCCGCCGAAGGAACTTCTCCTCTTCTGCGGCCTGTCGATCGGGTTCGAAGACACCGCAGCCGACACGTACCGCACGCCCCGGGCCCCGCTCGACCAGACAGTCACGTTCGTCGACGCCTGA
- a CDS encoding CHAT domain-containing protein — protein MYDPVGGVAECDGCRRQMLVELRMIRNLEAEPQVLDEIREGIIFDFVCRYCHSTTRLPHPLLVYHQRHLPTMLYIAVPGMSRHDSQWTGTDLAQVVRAAENLTEAPHVGWGELEAITPVIENWMTEPTPANQEAAPPEEPLPDDLEALLARIRERLDPSAAVVDQLTQVDTSLAELSLARRRFGEAADQRIAEVTPVLEKLRIAVELTQIEELIDPVRGATPQGFERALIQSTALEERAEGSQRAHASVYRALARFKLDEHSGVEDHTEAIAILEPVLPVLRAEAERTWLAAALSNLGMMYYEQRRTGAVDTWIERSIRVGEEALGLPELSRVDSLRDRARRAAVLGNLHNAYGARLTGDPAENEARSFRLGEEALALLDPAESAFTVALIRNNLGMQYLRSQRGDRSANIEKAREELEFAATGLRREHAPMEWAMVQNNLGICYQERYAGDRAGNIEMAFTCFSNATAATRRENNLGEWSRARLGLAMTMLERDLEPVERFEQQSVDLIEEVLAAVEPDTPVAGECHQQLATLFGRRVNSGAVEYAGRALEHGARAILLHDRDRQPRAWGLTMSGLSLVKAQMADPDLPGSLKCAEDAIKALPRDSLPFEWGIAQLNKAVVHQIHGNLGAAVVHGELALQELTPARAPVIAARAADVVGECHAEAARWPEAAEAFQSAVTAFRYAYQDAARASARTALFRQAGVAHTSAAYATARAGDLAQAAMLAEAGRAFALREALELDPDTVDLSADHDSDEYREYLSALASMRAAEAAVRVPWLAHPRTTAQQARSEDRQRQSELESARRAAAQARARLTTPAPTDVAAIRRYAAGLDAVVYILSSAWGTVMLTLRPETGLIEKREHAFTHEHLAALLLHRDGPRGGLLVGAVLGGELMRQAIEDLQRSPVAGWLRDGLQGLGTTMIVPMGPWSAVPFALFTEDGSVLVHAVSAEVRHHCRTRLARKSGRRPGVLGYAHRSLPLASREVEAVAAMFGDGLTVPAGPSAKDDLLAALARFDHLHLATHGIYQLDEPAESAIYVDEEPLPLRELIQHQLLNGVRLAFLSACQTGISDVLSARDEVVGLPSACIHSGAIGVIGTLWQVDDAATLLLVQTFYREYRSSEPPVALARARKWLRTVSAGEILRECADLPPALEFLRLRPSTDRPFSEPYFWAPFIYVGA, from the coding sequence ATGTATGACCCGGTAGGGGGTGTCGCCGAGTGCGACGGGTGCCGTCGGCAGATGCTCGTCGAGCTGCGCATGATCCGCAATCTGGAGGCCGAGCCCCAGGTTCTCGACGAAATTCGCGAGGGGATCATCTTCGACTTCGTCTGCCGCTACTGCCACAGCACCACGCGCCTTCCGCATCCCCTGCTCGTCTACCACCAGCGACACCTGCCCACGATGTTGTACATCGCGGTGCCGGGGATGAGCCGCCACGACAGCCAGTGGACCGGGACGGATCTGGCGCAGGTGGTCCGCGCGGCCGAAAACCTGACCGAGGCACCGCACGTCGGCTGGGGCGAACTCGAGGCGATAACCCCGGTCATCGAGAACTGGATGACGGAGCCGACGCCGGCGAACCAGGAGGCTGCGCCACCGGAGGAGCCCCTTCCGGACGATCTGGAAGCTCTGCTCGCCCGGATTCGGGAGCGCCTCGATCCGTCAGCCGCTGTCGTGGACCAACTGACGCAGGTCGACACCTCGCTCGCGGAACTGAGCCTCGCCCGACGGCGCTTCGGCGAGGCAGCCGACCAGCGCATCGCAGAAGTGACCCCGGTCTTGGAAAAGCTCCGAATCGCCGTGGAGCTGACCCAGATCGAAGAGCTCATCGATCCGGTGCGCGGCGCGACGCCGCAGGGGTTCGAGCGGGCGCTGATCCAGTCGACAGCGTTGGAGGAGCGGGCCGAAGGCAGTCAGCGGGCGCACGCGAGCGTCTACCGCGCCCTGGCCCGCTTCAAGCTGGACGAGCACAGCGGTGTCGAGGACCACACTGAGGCGATTGCCATCCTGGAGCCGGTCTTGCCCGTGCTGCGCGCGGAAGCGGAGCGCACCTGGCTGGCCGCCGCACTGAGCAACCTCGGCATGATGTACTACGAACAGAGGCGAACCGGCGCTGTGGATACCTGGATCGAACGGTCCATCAGGGTCGGTGAGGAAGCCCTCGGACTCCCGGAGCTGAGCCGGGTCGACAGCCTCCGCGACCGGGCTCGCCGCGCCGCCGTTCTGGGCAATCTGCACAACGCGTACGGTGCCCGCCTCACCGGCGACCCGGCTGAGAACGAGGCACGTAGCTTCCGGCTGGGCGAAGAAGCGCTGGCGCTGCTCGACCCGGCGGAGAGTGCCTTCACCGTTGCGCTGATCCGCAACAACCTGGGTATGCAGTACCTGCGCTCGCAGCGCGGTGATCGGTCGGCCAACATCGAGAAGGCCCGTGAAGAACTGGAATTCGCCGCGACCGGACTACGGCGCGAACACGCTCCGATGGAGTGGGCGATGGTCCAGAACAACCTCGGGATCTGCTATCAGGAGCGCTACGCCGGTGACCGGGCCGGTAACATCGAGATGGCGTTCACCTGCTTCAGCAATGCGACGGCCGCGACCCGCCGGGAGAACAATCTCGGCGAATGGTCCCGCGCCCGGCTCGGACTGGCGATGACCATGCTCGAGCGCGATCTGGAGCCGGTCGAGCGGTTCGAGCAGCAGTCCGTCGACTTGATCGAAGAGGTTCTCGCGGCCGTCGAGCCCGACACTCCCGTCGCCGGCGAATGCCATCAGCAGCTCGCCACCCTCTTCGGCCGACGGGTGAACAGCGGGGCCGTCGAGTACGCCGGCCGCGCCCTGGAACACGGTGCCCGGGCGATCCTCCTCCACGACCGAGACCGCCAACCACGGGCGTGGGGTCTGACGATGTCCGGGCTCAGCCTGGTCAAGGCGCAAATGGCCGATCCGGATCTGCCTGGATCCTTGAAGTGCGCAGAGGATGCGATCAAGGCACTACCGCGTGACAGCCTTCCGTTCGAGTGGGGAATCGCCCAGCTCAACAAGGCGGTCGTGCACCAGATCCACGGGAACCTGGGCGCGGCGGTCGTGCATGGTGAGCTCGCGTTGCAGGAGCTGACTCCGGCGCGGGCGCCGGTCATCGCCGCCCGGGCCGCCGACGTCGTCGGCGAATGCCACGCCGAGGCCGCGCGGTGGCCGGAAGCGGCCGAGGCCTTCCAGTCCGCGGTCACCGCATTCCGGTACGCATATCAAGACGCGGCGCGGGCGTCCGCCCGAACGGCGCTGTTCCGGCAGGCCGGCGTAGCGCACACTTCCGCGGCGTACGCGACGGCCCGCGCCGGCGATCTCGCACAGGCGGCGATGCTCGCCGAGGCGGGCCGGGCGTTCGCGTTGCGGGAGGCCCTCGAACTCGACCCGGACACAGTGGACCTGTCGGCCGACCACGACTCGGACGAGTATCGGGAGTACCTCAGTGCCCTCGCGTCGATGCGGGCCGCCGAGGCCGCTGTCCGCGTGCCGTGGCTCGCCCACCCGCGTACCACGGCCCAGCAGGCACGCTCCGAGGACCGGCAACGACAGTCCGAGCTGGAGTCGGCCCGGCGAGCGGCGGCGCAGGCGCGCGCCCGGCTGACCACCCCGGCGCCGACCGACGTCGCCGCGATCCGCCGGTACGCCGCCGGGCTGGACGCAGTCGTCTACATCCTGTCGTCGGCGTGGGGCACGGTCATGCTCACCCTTCGGCCGGAAACCGGCCTGATCGAGAAGCGGGAGCACGCATTCACGCACGAGCACCTGGCCGCGCTGCTGCTCCACCGCGACGGGCCCCGCGGCGGGCTGCTCGTGGGCGCGGTTCTCGGTGGCGAGCTGATGCGCCAGGCGATCGAGGACTTGCAACGGTCGCCGGTGGCGGGATGGTTGCGGGACGGCCTGCAGGGTCTCGGGACGACCATGATCGTCCCGATGGGCCCGTGGAGCGCCGTGCCCTTCGCTCTGTTCACCGAAGACGGCTCGGTCCTGGTCCACGCCGTCTCCGCCGAAGTCCGGCACCACTGCCGCACGAGGCTGGCACGGAAGAGCGGACGGCGACCCGGCGTGCTCGGCTACGCCCATCGATCCCTCCCGCTCGCGAGCCGCGAAGTCGAAGCCGTCGCCGCGATGTTCGGTGACGGGCTCACGGTGCCGGCGGGGCCGTCGGCCAAGGACGACTTGCTGGCCGCGCTGGCGCGATTCGATCACCTGCATCTCGCGACGCATGGGATCTACCAGCTCGACGAGCCTGCCGAATCAGCCATCTACGTCGACGAGGAACCGTTACCGCTGCGCGAACTCATCCAGCACCAGTTGCTCAACGGCGTGCGGCTCGCGTTCCTCTCCGCCTGTCAGACCGGGATCAGCGACGTCTTGTCCGCGCGTGACGAAGTCGTCGGCCTGCCGTCCGCGTGCATCCACAGCGGCGCAATCGGCGTCATCGGAACGCTGTGGCAGGTGGACGACGCGGCGACCCTCTTGCTCGTGCAGACGTTCTACCGCGAGTACCGCAGTTCGGAGCCGCCGGTGGCGCTGGCCCGTGCCCGCAAGTGGTTGCGCACCGTGTCCGCGGGCGAGATTCTCCGAGAATGCGCAGACTTGCCGCCGGCGCTCGAGTTCCTGCGACTGCGGCCGTCGACCGACCGCCCGTTCAGTGAGCCATACTTCTGGGCGCCGTTCATCTACGTAGGTGCATGA
- a CDS encoding TetR/AcrR family transcriptional regulator has translation MSGKRDEPGRRRELRRDAVDNRDRVLEAAAVAVRREGTAVPMATIAADAGVGVGTVYRHFPSRDALLSALTHRSFQLVLETARRAAALDGPPIEGIRFFLERTIAHGTDLVLPMHGGPVINDQATVALRDEAHRTLGSILERGKGDGSIRIEVTRADIVTFGALLAQGLPHVPDWKSTARRHADIYLAGLLNRTGQPDQTAEPATD, from the coding sequence GTGAGCGGGAAACGGGACGAGCCCGGCAGGCGGCGGGAGCTGCGGCGCGATGCGGTCGACAACCGCGACCGGGTCCTGGAAGCCGCTGCAGTCGCGGTCCGCCGGGAAGGGACCGCGGTTCCGATGGCCACCATCGCGGCGGACGCCGGGGTCGGCGTCGGGACCGTGTACCGCCACTTCCCGTCGCGGGACGCGCTGCTCAGCGCGTTGACGCACCGGTCCTTCCAGCTCGTGCTGGAGACCGCCCGGCGAGCCGCGGCCCTCGACGGGCCGCCGATCGAGGGGATTCGCTTCTTTCTCGAGCGGACCATCGCGCACGGAACGGACCTTGTGCTCCCGATGCACGGCGGGCCGGTCATCAACGACCAGGCCACGGTCGCACTGCGAGACGAGGCCCATCGGACGCTGGGCTCGATCCTCGAACGGGGCAAAGGTGACGGCTCGATCCGGATCGAGGTCACCCGAGCGGACATCGTCACGTTCGGCGCGTTGCTGGCACAAGGCCTGCCCCACGTGCCGGACTGGAAATCCACCGCTCGCCGCCATGCCGACATCTACCTCGCCGGCCTTCTGAACCGGACCGGCCAGCCGGATCAGACTGCTGAACCGGCGACGGATTAG